Proteins from a genomic interval of Anatilimnocola floriformis:
- a CDS encoding FAD:protein FMN transferase, producing MFPKFSYGGFGVLIAALLLARFSAAAEPERFSQTQPHMGVEFEVIVYAVDDSAAKNAIAAAFQRIAELDKKLSDYSLTSELSLLSGASPTAEPVKLSDDLFTVLHAAQLMAVESDGAFDVTIGPLTKLWRRARRQKELPDAELLKQAFAAVGHRNLVVDSRATTALLKKPGMRLDLGAIAKGFAADEALAVLQKQGFKQALVRASGDIAAGEPPPQESGWKVGLAPLNPDDPPTVFVSLRNQAVSTSGEARQHLVVNGKRYSHLIDPRTGQPTTGRTSVTVIGPRGIDTDSLDSAIAILGPEKGLKLIAGRKDTHAYIVTADDDGGNVRTLMSPGFPHVQD from the coding sequence ATGTTCCCCAAGTTCTCGTATGGCGGGTTTGGCGTGCTCATTGCAGCCTTGCTGCTGGCCCGTTTTTCGGCTGCCGCCGAGCCCGAGCGATTCAGCCAGACCCAGCCGCACATGGGCGTGGAGTTCGAAGTCATTGTCTACGCGGTCGATGATTCGGCGGCGAAAAATGCGATCGCGGCCGCTTTTCAGCGGATTGCCGAGCTCGACAAGAAGCTCAGCGACTACAGCCTGACCAGCGAACTTTCGCTGTTGAGCGGTGCCTCGCCGACGGCGGAACCGGTAAAGCTAAGCGATGATCTGTTCACGGTACTGCACGCAGCCCAGCTGATGGCGGTTGAGTCGGATGGGGCCTTTGATGTCACCATCGGCCCACTGACGAAGCTCTGGCGGCGGGCGCGCCGGCAAAAAGAACTGCCTGATGCCGAACTGCTGAAGCAAGCCTTCGCCGCCGTTGGCCATCGTAATTTGGTCGTTGATTCGCGGGCAACAACGGCTTTGTTGAAGAAACCTGGCATGCGTCTCGACCTGGGGGCGATCGCCAAGGGATTTGCCGCCGATGAAGCCCTCGCCGTGCTGCAGAAGCAAGGATTCAAACAAGCACTGGTCCGCGCGAGCGGCGATATCGCCGCCGGCGAGCCACCGCCGCAGGAATCAGGCTGGAAGGTCGGTCTCGCGCCGCTCAATCCCGACGATCCGCCGACGGTCTTCGTTTCGCTGCGTAACCAGGCCGTTTCGACCTCGGGTGAAGCGCGGCAGCATCTTGTCGTTAACGGCAAGCGATACTCGCACCTGATCGACCCGCGGACCGGTCAGCCCACGACCGGCCGCACAAGCGTCACCGTCATCGGGCCCCGCGGCATCGATACCGACAGCCTCGATTCGGCCATTGCGATTCTTGGACCCGAGAAAGGGCTAAAACTCATCGCCGGCCGGAAGGATACGCACGCCTACATCGTTACCGCTGATGATGACGGCGGAAATGTGCGGACGCTGATGTCGCCGGGATTTCCGCACGTACAAGATTAA